A window of Tautonia plasticadhaerens contains these coding sequences:
- a CDS encoding NAD(P)H-hydrate epimerase — MTTLRPLSRDEVRRIDGRAAEELGLPTIVLMENAGRGAAGLLVGARESGPARVLVLCGPGNNGGDGAVVARHLDAWGWPVRVRWTVPDDRLRGDPALQRSVLGRAGFDQGTIADPSAIDEDLRWADWVVDALLGTGLAREVEGPIRAIIEAVNASGTPVLALDLPSGLDCDTGRPLGEAIRARMTATFVSSKLGFDAPGASGYTGEVRVVDIGVPGLLLEPFRPRA, encoded by the coding sequence GTGACCACGCTCCGCCCCCTGTCCCGGGACGAGGTCCGACGCATCGACGGCCGGGCGGCCGAGGAGCTGGGCCTGCCGACGATCGTCCTGATGGAGAACGCCGGCCGGGGGGCGGCGGGGCTGCTGGTCGGCGCCCGGGAGTCCGGGCCCGCCCGGGTGCTCGTGCTCTGCGGCCCCGGCAACAACGGCGGCGACGGCGCCGTGGTCGCCCGCCACCTCGACGCGTGGGGGTGGCCCGTCCGGGTGCGATGGACCGTCCCCGACGACCGCCTCCGGGGGGATCCGGCCCTCCAGCGGTCGGTCCTGGGCCGGGCCGGGTTCGACCAGGGGACGATCGCCGACCCGTCGGCGATCGACGAGGACCTGCGATGGGCCGACTGGGTGGTCGACGCCCTGCTCGGGACCGGCCTGGCCCGGGAGGTCGAGGGGCCGATCCGGGCGATCATCGAGGCCGTCAACGCCTCGGGCACGCCGGTGCTGGCGCTGGACCTGCCCTCGGGCCTCGACTGCGACACCGGGCGGCCGCTCGGCGAGGCGATCCGGGCCCGAATGACCGCCACCTTCGTCTCCTCGAAGCTCGGCTTCGACGCCCCGGGGGCCTCGGGCTATACCGGGGAGGTCCGGGTGGTCGACATCGGCGTGCCCGGCCTGCTGCTGGAGCCCTTCCGGCCCCGGGCGTGA
- a CDS encoding FmdB family zinc ribbon protein: MPLYEYRCDDCGRDFEALVRGPSDGPSCPSCGASSLTKRFSVPAAARGGSVGPALPVCDAPSPAAGGCGAMGCGGGFCAMDN, encoded by the coding sequence ATGCCCCTGTACGAGTACCGTTGCGACGACTGCGGCCGGGACTTCGAGGCCCTGGTCCGGGGGCCCTCCGACGGGCCGAGTTGCCCCTCCTGCGGCGCCTCGTCGCTGACCAAGCGGTTCAGCGTCCCCGCCGCCGCCCGGGGCGGCTCGGTCGGCCCGGCCCTGCCGGTCTGCGACGCCCCCTCCCCCGCCGCCGGGGGCTGCGGCGCGATGGGCTGCGGCGGCGGCTTCTGCGCGATGGACAACTAG